The following are encoded together in the Bradyrhizobium sp. CCGUVB1N3 genome:
- the fliQ gene encoding flagellar biosynthesis protein FliQ: MTGPETLDVARDAIWTIVIVSSPLMVVGLVVGVVVSLFQALTQIQEQTLIYVPKILAIFATMLLALPFMADALHSHMLRISSRIIGG, encoded by the coding sequence ATGACCGGACCTGAAACGCTTGACGTTGCCCGCGATGCGATCTGGACGATCGTGATCGTGTCGTCGCCGTTGATGGTGGTGGGGCTCGTGGTTGGTGTCGTGGTGTCGCTGTTCCAGGCGCTGACGCAGATCCAGGAGCAGACCCTGATCTACGTGCCGAAAATCCTCGCGATCTTCGCGACCATGCTGCTGGCATTACCCTTCATGGCCGATGCGCTCCATTCCCACATGCTGCGGATATCGTCGCGAATCATCGGCGGCTGA
- the fliE gene encoding flagellar hook-basal body complex protein FliE, protein MASPTIAANAYANLARVLENSAAGKGSETNGPSFAALLKDSVGSVIESGRKSDAQTVAMASGKANVMDVVTAVAETDVAVSTLVSVRDRVIQSYEDIMKMAI, encoded by the coding sequence ATGGCTTCACCGACGATTGCTGCCAACGCCTATGCCAACCTCGCGCGCGTGCTGGAAAACAGCGCCGCCGGCAAGGGATCGGAGACGAACGGCCCGTCCTTCGCCGCGCTGCTCAAGGACTCCGTCGGCAGCGTCATCGAATCCGGCCGCAAATCCGATGCGCAGACGGTAGCCATGGCGAGCGGCAAGGCCAACGTGATGGACGTGGTGACGGCGGTCGCCGAGACCGACGTCGCCGTCTCGACGCTGGTGTCGGTGCGCGACCGGGTGATCCAGTCCTACGAAGACATCATGAAGATGGCGATCTGA
- a CDS encoding flagellar biosynthetic protein FliO, with protein sequence MQGPLTFIFAFIVVLALIGLAAWLVRRFATNRLGANTQRGRMPRLAVIDAAAVDGRRRLVLVRRDNVEHLLMIGGPTDIVVEPNIVRAAPSRDQLPQRSGNAEPPRLAPMPEPAAWDEPSPRPELLDHSEPQMPEPPPRPARPSFADEVRRPAPALTERRSDPLAGFSAEPIAPRPEREPQARPEPMPPRVPRSEPMMPRPPRQSEPAKVPPVRAAAPPPPPPAPPAPPAPPPPAGPSSAEQNLAEMAQRLEAALRRPAGETVAPPVAPEPPAPAVRPSRNEAPAPAAPAKTSFENLEDEMASLLGRPKPSS encoded by the coding sequence ATGCAAGGCCCTTTGACCTTTATCTTCGCGTTCATCGTCGTTCTGGCGCTGATCGGCTTGGCCGCGTGGCTGGTTCGCCGATTCGCGACGAACCGGCTGGGCGCCAACACGCAGCGCGGCCGGATGCCCCGGCTTGCCGTGATCGATGCCGCCGCCGTCGACGGACGCCGCCGCCTGGTGCTGGTCCGGCGCGACAATGTCGAACATCTCCTGATGATCGGCGGTCCGACCGACATCGTCGTCGAGCCCAACATCGTGCGTGCCGCCCCGAGTCGCGATCAGTTGCCGCAACGGTCGGGGAATGCCGAGCCGCCGCGCCTCGCCCCGATGCCCGAACCTGCCGCCTGGGATGAGCCCTCGCCGCGCCCCGAATTGCTCGACCACTCCGAGCCTCAGATGCCCGAGCCGCCGCCGCGGCCTGCGCGCCCCTCCTTCGCCGACGAAGTGCGCCGCCCCGCGCCTGCGCTCACCGAGCGCCGCAGCGATCCGCTCGCCGGCTTCAGCGCCGAACCGATCGCGCCGCGCCCCGAGCGCGAGCCGCAGGCGAGGCCCGAGCCGATGCCGCCGCGCGTCCCGCGCAGCGAGCCGATGATGCCGCGTCCCCCGCGCCAGAGCGAGCCGGCGAAGGTTCCGCCGGTGCGCGCCGCCGCGCCGCCACCGCCTCCCCCGGCACCTCCTGCCCCGCCGGCGCCTCCGCCCCCGGCCGGGCCCTCGAGCGCCGAGCAGAATCTCGCCGAGATGGCGCAGCGACTCGAGGCCGCACTGCGCCGGCCCGCCGGCGAGACGGTCGCGCCTCCCGTTGCGCCCGAGCCGCCGGCACCCGCGGTGCGCCCGTCGCGCAACGAGGCACCTGCCCCGGCTGCGCCCGCAAAGACGAGCTTTGAAAATCTCGAAGACGAGATGGCCTCGCTCCTCGGCCGTCCGAAGCCGTCTTCGTGA
- the flhB gene encoding flagellar biosynthesis protein FlhB codes for MADDNDPESQTEDPTQKRLEEALERGDVAKSQEINTWFMIAGGTLVVSTFSGSIGSGLVTPMRNLLANSWMIKTDGGNLLALMQQIEVAVVAAIGVPLLMLVLAAIAGNMLQHRLVWSAESLKPKFSKLSPAAGLKRIFGKQAAANFLKGIGKLIVLGAVMTMILWPERYRMEAMVKLDPAAMLGATTSMTIHLLGAVVAALAIIAIADYFFQYRSWFQRQKMSLQEIKEEFKQSEGDPHIKGKIRQLRQQRAKKRMMAAVPKASVIITNPTHYSVALSYERGMQAPICVAKGVDNLAFKIREVARNHDIPIVENVPLARALYATVEIDKEIPVEHYHAVAEVIGYVMRLKRGFGAGRQ; via the coding sequence ATGGCGGACGACAACGATCCCGAGAGTCAAACAGAAGACCCGACACAGAAGCGCCTCGAGGAGGCGCTCGAACGCGGCGACGTCGCCAAGAGCCAGGAGATCAACACCTGGTTCATGATCGCGGGCGGCACGCTCGTGGTCTCGACCTTCTCGGGCTCGATCGGCAGCGGGCTGGTGACGCCGATGCGCAACCTGCTCGCCAATTCCTGGATGATCAAGACCGACGGCGGGAACCTGCTCGCGCTGATGCAGCAGATCGAAGTCGCGGTTGTCGCCGCGATCGGCGTGCCATTGCTGATGCTGGTGCTGGCTGCGATCGCCGGCAACATGCTCCAGCACCGCCTGGTGTGGTCGGCCGAATCCCTGAAACCCAAATTCAGCAAGCTTTCGCCTGCAGCCGGCCTCAAGCGCATCTTCGGCAAGCAGGCGGCGGCGAACTTCCTCAAGGGCATCGGCAAGCTGATCGTGCTCGGCGCGGTCATGACCATGATCCTGTGGCCGGAGCGGTACCGCATGGAGGCGATGGTCAAGCTCGACCCGGCCGCCATGTTGGGCGCCACCACCAGCATGACCATCCATCTGCTCGGCGCAGTGGTCGCGGCGCTCGCGATCATCGCCATCGCCGACTATTTCTTCCAGTATCGCAGCTGGTTCCAGCGGCAAAAGATGTCGCTCCAGGAGATCAAGGAAGAGTTCAAGCAGTCCGAAGGCGACCCGCACATCAAGGGCAAGATCAGGCAGTTGCGGCAGCAGCGCGCCAAGAAGCGCATGATGGCGGCGGTTCCAAAGGCCTCCGTGATCATCACCAACCCGACCCACTATTCGGTGGCGCTGTCCTACGAGCGCGGCATGCAGGCGCCGATCTGCGTCGCCAAGGGCGTCGACAATCTCGCCTTCAAGATCAGGGAGGTTGCCCGCAACCACGACATCCCGATCGTCGAGAACGTGCCGCTGGCGCGGGCGCTCTATGCCACCGTAGAGATCGACAAGGAAATCCCGGTCGAGCACTACCATGCTGTTGCCGAGGTCATCGGCTACGTCATGCGGCTGAAGCGCGGATTTGGCGCCGGACGGCAATAA
- the flgC gene encoding flagellar basal body rod protein FlgC codes for MANDSSDFARSMAIATSGLRAQAGRMRVISENIANADSTAQTAGGDPYRRKVPTFSSALDRSLDAQVVTLGKIKPDQSNFRVKYEPNNPASDASGNVKYPNVNSVVEMTDMRDAQRSYEANLNIISATRRMIQRTLDILKA; via the coding sequence ATGGCGAATGACAGCAGCGACTTCGCCCGTTCGATGGCGATTGCGACCTCCGGCCTGCGCGCGCAGGCCGGGCGCATGCGGGTGATCTCGGAGAACATCGCGAACGCGGATTCCACCGCCCAGACCGCCGGCGGTGATCCCTACCGGCGCAAGGTGCCGACCTTCTCCTCCGCGCTCGACCGCTCGCTGGACGCACAGGTCGTCACTCTCGGCAAGATCAAGCCCGACCAGTCCAACTTCCGCGTCAAATACGAGCCGAATAATCCGGCCTCGGACGCAAGCGGCAACGTCAAATATCCGAACGTGAACTCGGTGGTCGAAATGACCGACATGCGCGATGCGCAGCGGTCCTATGAAGCCAATCTCAACATCATCAGTGCGACGCGCCGGATGATCCAGCGCACGCTCGACATCCTCAAGGCCTGA
- the fliR gene encoding flagellar biosynthetic protein FliR, with protein sequence MRIDVSLLPALAAAFMLAFARVGAMVMLLPGLGETNIPTRIKLSIALLLTLIILPLHRNAYHVDMGSIASLLVLMLHEIAIGIVLGATARVTLAALQVAGAVIAQQMGLGFVTSVDPTQGQQGVLVGNFLTMLGVTLLFATDSHHLVIAALNDSYAIFAPGETMASGDVASLATRAFAAAFRLGLQLAGPFLVFGLVFNIGLGVLARLMPQMQVYFVGVPLSIFAGFLVLAVVLAAMMGTFLDYFIGVMHQMMPLK encoded by the coding sequence ATGCGCATCGACGTCTCGCTGCTGCCGGCGCTCGCCGCGGCCTTCATGCTCGCCTTCGCCCGGGTCGGCGCGATGGTGATGCTGCTGCCGGGCCTCGGCGAGACCAATATTCCGACGCGCATCAAGCTGTCGATCGCGCTGCTGCTCACGCTGATCATCCTGCCGCTACATCGCAACGCCTACCATGTCGACATGGGCTCGATCGCCTCGCTCCTGGTGCTGATGCTGCATGAGATCGCGATCGGCATCGTGCTGGGCGCGACCGCCCGCGTGACGCTCGCCGCCCTCCAGGTCGCCGGCGCCGTGATCGCGCAGCAGATGGGGCTCGGCTTCGTCACCTCAGTCGATCCGACGCAGGGCCAGCAGGGTGTGCTGGTCGGCAACTTCCTGACCATGCTGGGCGTGACGCTGCTGTTCGCGACCGACAGCCATCACCTCGTGATTGCTGCGCTCAACGACAGCTATGCGATCTTCGCGCCGGGCGAGACGATGGCAAGCGGCGATGTCGCTTCGCTGGCGACGCGCGCCTTCGCCGCCGCGTTCCGTCTGGGCTTGCAACTCGCCGGGCCGTTCCTGGTGTTCGGCCTCGTCTTCAATATCGGGCTTGGCGTGCTGGCGCGGCTGATGCCGCAGATGCAGGTCTATTTCGTCGGCGTGCCGCTCTCGATCTTCGCCGGGTTTCTCGTGCTCGCCGTGGTGCTCGCGGCGATGATGGGCACGTTCCTCGATTACTTCATCGGTGTCATGCACCAGATGATGCCGCTGAAGTGA
- the fliP gene encoding flagellar type III secretion system pore protein FliP (The bacterial flagellar biogenesis protein FliP forms a type III secretion system (T3SS)-type pore required for flagellar assembly.), which translates to MRRPAFPRRVFFLPVLIGAALLAAPAHAQDISINLGGQGGGGVTERAIQLIALLTVLSIAPSILVMMTSFTRIVVVLSLLRTAMGTATAPPNSVIIALAMFLTFFVMGPVLQKSYDDGIKPLVANQITVEAALERASVPLRGFMQKNVREKDLKLFMDLSGEAPPATPDELALRILIPAFMISELKRAFEIGFLLFLPFLIIDLVVASVLMSMGMMMLPPAVVSLPFKLIFFVLVDGWSLVAGSLVQSYGG; encoded by the coding sequence GTGAGACGCCCGGCTTTCCCGCGTAGAGTTTTTTTCCTTCCTGTCCTGATCGGCGCCGCTCTCCTGGCGGCGCCTGCGCATGCGCAGGACATCAGCATCAATCTCGGCGGCCAGGGTGGCGGCGGCGTCACCGAGCGCGCGATCCAGCTCATCGCGCTGCTCACGGTGCTGTCGATCGCGCCGTCGATCCTGGTCATGATGACGTCGTTCACGCGCATCGTGGTCGTGCTGTCGTTGCTGCGCACCGCCATGGGCACCGCGACCGCGCCGCCGAACTCGGTGATCATCGCGCTCGCGATGTTCCTCACCTTCTTCGTGATGGGACCGGTCCTGCAGAAATCCTATGATGACGGCATCAAGCCGCTGGTCGCCAACCAGATCACCGTCGAGGCCGCACTCGAGCGCGCCTCAGTCCCCCTGCGCGGCTTCATGCAGAAGAACGTGCGCGAGAAGGATCTGAAACTCTTCATGGACCTCTCGGGCGAAGCACCGCCCGCGACGCCGGACGAGCTCGCGCTCCGCATCCTCATCCCCGCCTTCATGATCTCCGAGCTGAAGCGCGCCTTCGAGATCGGCTTCCTCCTGTTCCTGCCCTTCCTGATCATCGACCTCGTCGTCGCCTCGGTCCTGATGTCGATGGGCATGATGATGTTGCCGCCGGCGGTGGTGTCGCTGCCGTTCAAGCTGATCTTCTTCGTGCTGGTGGACGGCTGGTCGCTGGTGGCAGGGAGTTTGGTGCAGAGTTACGGGGGCTGA
- the flgB gene encoding flagellar basal body rod protein FlgB: MSINDLPVLSALRTKMQWHQERQRVLSENVSNSDTPSFRPRDLVEPKFDKAGAVTGSMGPIAMARTSASHMTPSGAPSSFDQNKNAGFETRPAGNAVNLEEEMMKSATNQMDYAAATSLYSKSLHLLKTAIGKG, from the coding sequence ATGTCCATCAACGACCTCCCGGTGCTCTCGGCGCTTCGCACCAAGATGCAGTGGCACCAGGAACGCCAGCGCGTCCTGTCCGAGAACGTCTCCAATTCCGACACGCCCAGCTTCCGGCCGCGCGACCTGGTCGAGCCCAAGTTCGATAAGGCCGGCGCGGTCACCGGCTCGATGGGGCCGATCGCGATGGCCCGCACCAGCGCCTCGCACATGACGCCGTCGGGCGCGCCGTCGAGCTTCGACCAGAACAAGAATGCGGGCTTCGAGACACGCCCTGCGGGCAACGCGGTCAATCTCGAGGAGGAGATGATGAAGTCCGCCACGAACCAGATGGATTACGCGGCCGCGACCTCGCTCTACTCCAAGAGCCTGCACCTTCTGAAGACAGCAATCGGTAAGGGCTAG
- a CDS encoding lipopolysaccharide assembly protein LapB: MARQAAAGFWSRARALVLTSAPGARRHVRALSTLAACLLVGLASPARAEPVRGEATFSAAGGFARLVIKLGEDVSSEVTTAGSILIIRFERPVDVPVDRIPEGAPDYVNSARRDPDGGAIRLSLARRVTVNTMNAGERTFVDLLPEGWKGAPPSLPMDVVKELSDRARAAERALRAQRVAAETKKRPPIRVRASVQPTFVRFVFEMPDGVGVSSVLNEQKLTLAFNANLNFDLADAVVAAPPNVASIKQKADIDQTNVEIALIGEADVHSFRDDKNYVVDVAFQPDKNKAATTAEQVLAPAKPAAAHGPHAAAEKKEMPRELAPPTSEAIAREAKIEVKPEAAGAPPAAEAPKPAPVQAAPEPVAAEAAHPAETPKPAPAAAEAAAPAAAPKPAAPMAAEAPKEPVKEAAKEPVKDAPKDMAKAAPVEAQAAAVSQDAAPSVDARRDSDGLRVTFPLSVATPAAAFRRGDTVWLVFDTQKAIDVEPIRAKGGAMIGEVSRTPLDKGQAIRIRLNRPLVYSLSSEENGKETNWLLTLADKIQATPLPLMMMRNITDPALANIAIPFANPGLLHKLTDPDAGDTLYVVTAPRPVRGFIKRQDLVDLSLLESAHGIAIRPNSDEVGVEVGSDKVILGKKGGLTLSPVDVSAERAPTAVRPVFNIEEWRKGQSELFMNRQSALVAAIAAVEPAQRSIPRLDLAHFYMSRAMYHEAKAITDVMLNDSLNKEESSALIMHAISSILIGRPGQGLKDLANPVIGNSHDSQLWKALAYARQGKWADAREKFKNVEFAIASLPLDVQRIVTMDAMRASLEVKDYAGASKRRGELEVVGVPPDMAPSFAVLRGRLAEALGHDKDALDDYKFAVGSDDRPAAAEAKQLEVALRQKRDEITKDDALRELETLAMTWRGDAIEVKTLQLLARMYADMGRYRDALAAARTATKLQPNADASRQAQDLAQELFAQIFLSSKGDDLPPIEALGMFYEFRELTPIGRRGDELIRKLADRLASIDLLDQAAELLQYQVDHRLEGAARAQVAARLAMVYLANRKPDMAISALRASRISDLSGELRQQRLLLEARAQSDVGRHDLALDIVSNVAGREAIRLRSDIFWAARRWRESAEQIELYYGERFRDFKPLNAVEKSDVIRAAVGYALADDAIGLSRFREKYAPLMSESSDRLAFNIASKPAAASSAEFAEIAKLAASVDTLDGFLREMKQRFPDATARAPMPPQAKDETEHTGSLPAIPPVRQIKMTR; the protein is encoded by the coding sequence ATGGCGCGACAGGCTGCCGCTGGATTTTGGTCGCGAGCCCGCGCCTTGGTATTGACCTCGGCGCCGGGCGCGCGCCGTCATGTCCGCGCGCTGTCCACACTGGCCGCCTGCCTGTTGGTGGGCCTGGCTTCGCCTGCGCGCGCCGAACCGGTGCGGGGCGAGGCGACGTTCTCGGCCGCCGGCGGCTTTGCGCGCCTCGTCATCAAGCTCGGCGAGGACGTTTCCTCCGAGGTGACGACCGCGGGCTCGATCCTGATCATCCGCTTCGAGCGACCGGTCGATGTGCCGGTCGATCGCATCCCGGAGGGAGCACCCGACTACGTCAATTCCGCGCGGCGCGATCCCGACGGCGGGGCGATCCGGCTGTCGCTGGCGCGCCGCGTCACCGTCAATACCATGAATGCCGGCGAGCGGACCTTCGTCGACCTTCTGCCCGAGGGTTGGAAGGGCGCGCCGCCGAGCCTGCCGATGGACGTGGTGAAGGAACTCTCCGATCGCGCGCGTGCCGCCGAGCGCGCGCTGCGCGCCCAACGCGTGGCCGCCGAGACCAAGAAGCGTCCGCCGATCCGCGTTCGCGCCTCGGTGCAACCGACCTTCGTGCGCTTCGTCTTCGAGATGCCCGACGGCGTCGGCGTCTCTTCGGTGCTCAACGAGCAGAAACTGACGCTCGCCTTCAACGCCAATCTCAACTTCGATCTCGCCGACGCGGTCGTGGCAGCCCCGCCGAACGTGGCCTCGATCAAGCAGAAGGCCGACATCGACCAGACCAATGTCGAGATCGCGCTGATCGGCGAGGCCGACGTGCACTCTTTCCGCGACGACAAGAACTATGTCGTCGACGTCGCCTTCCAGCCGGACAAGAACAAGGCCGCGACGACGGCCGAGCAGGTCCTGGCACCGGCAAAGCCGGCCGCGGCCCATGGACCGCATGCGGCGGCCGAGAAGAAGGAGATGCCGCGCGAGCTCGCGCCGCCCACCTCCGAGGCCATCGCGCGCGAGGCGAAGATCGAGGTGAAGCCTGAGGCGGCGGGCGCGCCGCCAGCTGCCGAAGCGCCGAAGCCCGCGCCGGTGCAGGCCGCGCCCGAACCTGTTGCGGCTGAAGCTGCGCATCCGGCCGAGACGCCGAAACCTGCGCCAGCGGCTGCAGAGGCCGCGGCGCCGGCTGCCGCGCCGAAACCCGCGGCACCGATGGCGGCCGAAGCGCCGAAGGAGCCGGTGAAGGAGGCCGCGAAGGAGCCGGTCAAGGACGCGCCGAAGGACATGGCGAAAGCCGCACCAGTCGAGGCGCAGGCTGCGGCCGTCTCGCAAGACGCCGCGCCGAGCGTCGATGCCCGCCGCGACAGCGACGGCCTGCGCGTGACGTTCCCGCTCTCGGTCGCAACCCCCGCCGCCGCGTTCCGTCGCGGCGACACGGTCTGGCTGGTGTTCGATACGCAGAAAGCCATCGATGTCGAGCCGATCCGCGCCAAGGGCGGCGCGATGATCGGCGAGGTCAGCCGCACGCCGCTCGACAAGGGCCAGGCCATCCGCATCCGCCTCAACCGGCCGCTGGTCTATTCGCTGTCGAGCGAGGAGAACGGCAAGGAGACCAACTGGCTCCTGACGCTCGCCGACAAGATCCAGGCGACGCCGCTGCCGTTGATGATGATGCGCAACATCACCGACCCGGCGCTCGCCAATATCGCGATCCCCTTCGCCAATCCGGGCTTGCTGCACAAGCTGACCGATCCCGACGCCGGCGACACCCTCTATGTCGTCACCGCGCCACGGCCGGTTCGTGGCTTCATCAAGCGGCAGGACCTGGTCGATCTCTCGCTGCTCGAATCCGCGCACGGCATCGCCATTCGTCCGAACTCCGACGAGGTCGGCGTCGAGGTCGGCTCCGACAAGGTGATCCTCGGCAAGAAGGGCGGGCTGACGCTCTCGCCGGTTGACGTCTCCGCCGAGCGCGCGCCGACCGCGGTGCGGCCGGTCTTCAACATCGAGGAATGGCGCAAGGGCCAGTCCGAGCTGTTCATGAACCGGCAGAGCGCGCTGGTCGCCGCGATCGCGGCGGTCGAGCCGGCGCAGCGCTCGATCCCGCGCCTTGACCTCGCGCATTTCTACATGTCGCGCGCCATGTATCACGAGGCCAAGGCGATCACCGACGTCATGCTGAACGATTCCCTCAACAAGGAGGAATCCTCGGCGCTGATCATGCACGCGATCTCGAGCATCCTGATCGGCCGGCCGGGGCAGGGGCTGAAGGATCTCGCCAATCCCGTGATCGGCAACAGCCACGACTCGCAGCTCTGGAAGGCGCTCGCCTATGCGCGCCAGGGCAAATGGGCGGATGCTCGCGAGAAGTTCAAGAACGTTGAGTTCGCCATCGCCTCGCTGCCGCTCGACGTCCAGCGCATCGTGACGATGGATGCGATGCGGGCCTCGCTCGAGGTGAAGGACTATGCCGGCGCCTCCAAGCGGCGCGGCGAGCTCGAGGTTGTCGGCGTGCCGCCGGACATGGCGCCGTCCTTCGCGGTGCTGCGCGGCCGGCTCGCCGAAGCGCTCGGCCACGACAAGGACGCACTCGACGACTACAAGTTCGCGGTCGGCTCGGACGACCGGCCGGCGGCCGCCGAGGCCAAGCAGCTCGAGGTGGCGCTCCGCCAGAAGCGCGACGAGATCACCAAGGACGACGCGCTGCGCGAGCTCGAGACGCTGGCGATGACCTGGCGCGGCGATGCCATCGAGGTGAAGACGCTCCAGTTGCTGGCGCGGATGTATGCCGACATGGGGCGTTACCGGGATGCGCTCGCCGCGGCGCGCACCGCGACCAAGCTCCAGCCGAATGCGGACGCCTCGCGCCAGGCGCAGGACCTCGCGCAGGAGCTGTTCGCGCAGATCTTCCTGAGCTCCAAGGGCGACGATCTTCCGCCGATCGAGGCACTCGGGATGTTCTACGAGTTCCGCGAGCTGACGCCGATCGGCCGGCGCGGCGACGAACTGATCCGCAAGCTTGCCGATCGCCTGGCGTCCATCGATCTGCTCGACCAGGCCGCCGAGCTCCTGCAATACCAGGTCGACCACCGCCTCGAGGGTGCCGCGCGCGCGCAGGTCGCGGCCCGTCTTGCCATGGTCTATCTCGCCAACCGCAAGCCCGACATGGCGATCTCGGCGCTGCGCGCGAGCCGCATCAGCGATCTGTCCGGCGAATTGCGTCAGCAGCGTCTGCTGCTCGAGGCGCGTGCGCAGAGCGACGTCGGCCGTCATGACCTCGCGCTCGACATCGTTTCCAACGTCGCGGGCCGCGAGGCGATCCGCCTGCGCTCCGACATTTTCTGGGCGGCGCGGCGCTGGCGCGAATCCGCCGAGCAGATCGAGCTCTATTACGGCGAGCGCTTTCGCGACTTCAAGCCGCTCAACGCGGTCGAGAAGAGCGACGTGATCCGTGCCGCCGTCGGCTACGCGCTTGCCGACGATGCGATCGGGCTGTCACGCTTCCGCGAGAAATACGCGCCCTTGATGAGCGAGAGCTCCGACCGGCTCGCCTTCAACATAGCGAGCAAGCCGGCGGCCGCCTCCAGCGCCGAATTCGCCGAGATCGCGAAGCTCGCTGCCAGCGTCGACACGCTTGACGGCTTCCTGCGCGAGATGAAGCAGCGCTTCCCCGATGCCACCGCCCGCGCGCCCATGCCGCCGCAGGCCAAGGACGAGACCGAGCACACCGGCTCGCTGCCCGCGATCCCGCCGGTGAGGCAGATCAAGATGACCCGCTAG